ACAGAACCTTCACGGGCGAATTAGAAACGGGTGTCTTACCCAGATATTGCCACTGGGTATTGGGGCTCAGACCCGGCTTTGAAGCCACTAGAGGTTGATTGTTAACAGAGGTCTCCAATTTACTAACTGCGTTTCTGGAGGGGGCACCTTGCTGAACCACTCTTGCTTTTCGGTTCAGTGTTTCCGCCGGAAGTTGCATCCGGTAGCGTGTCTGGTAGGAGCGTTGTTTTTTGGGTTCGCTTTCAAGCAATTTCTGCTTCACATCGGCTGCAGCAAATTTCTTAACTGGGGCGCCTCTTGCCAACGGTTTGCGAGCTTCATTCTGTTTATTCAATGTCAGGTCAGAAACCCTTTTGGATTCTCGTTCTTTGATTGTCGTATTCGTTGACTGTTGCTGATATGCCAGCAGTTGGGGTAATTCTCCAACCGCTTCTGTTAATGAAGATTCATTAATGGCCGGCTGCAAAGTCAGACCGACAAGCTGATCTTGTTTGAGGTCTTTCTGAAATTCCTGCAACGCAGATGCCAGTTGCGTATCTGTGGCTTCCACGTAGACAGCAAATAATTCGTGATCAGAATTGTCTACACCCTGAGCATCTTGCACCTTCTGGCCAACCGTTTTGGTTTTTAAATTGCGTGTACTTTGAAGTTGACGCTCGATATCAGACTGCTTCTGCTGATTCACGGGAATATTGTTCCGAGCCAGCAGAAATTCCATCGTTCCCAATGCCTGTTTGACGTCCACCACGCGGACTTCAATCACGGCGACTTTTCCGTTGATTTCACTGAAGTAAGGAAATGCATCTCCGATACGAATGGAATCAACGGGAATATGACTGGGGATTCCCGATGCAGGCTGAGGTTCAACGGGCATACTGAAGTCGGATAGTTTTTCAGCAACTTTCGATTCGGCGAAGGAATTCGTGACCGAAAAATCCCCTTTCATTTTTCGTGTATCGGGTGTAGGCATCACGATCCCCTCATTGCGATCGAGCTCTGTAGCAGGAGGCAGGGCGGCTGAACGTAAAGCGACCGAAGGAGCAGTCGTAACTGTTGCTTTGCCTTGTTTGCCGGAGGATACAGAATCATTCAGAGCAACATTGTAATCGTCTTGGGGGATAGTCTTGTGCCGTGAAAATACAAGCGTTTCCTTTTCGGCCTCAGCAGGAGTCTTAGCTGCAAGCCCGTCGACATTTGCGAATTGCTGTGCAGGATCAGGGATATTCATCAATAAAATAAATAAGACCAGTGCGGCCACTGAAGAGCAAGTGCTGATCGCAACGGCAATCCGATAACGCAACATCGAAGGGGCGCGTTTGACAGTTGCAGGCGTTGTTTCTGTCAACAGGGTTTCCTGTTCGATGCGACGTCGGATCGAAGCCGCCAGCTCGGGAGGCGCCGATTCCGTCGCGGTTTCCTGCAGCAGCCGGGAAAGTTCTCCGAATTCATGCAGCTCCTGTCGCGTTTCCGGAGATTCCTCCAGCAGCGCTTCCAGTTCGCGGCGTTCCTCGGGCGAGACTTCATGATCGAAGTAGGCCGACAGGTTTTCGTTTGAAGGTGGTTGACTACTCATTTTGTTTCACTTATCGATGACTCGTGGTCAGACTCAGGAACATGCGATTCCGGTTGATCTTGAAAAAGCATATTCAGTTTCTGTTTCAGTTCATTCCTTCCTCTAAAAATACGGCTCCTGACAGTTCCCAAAGGAATTTCCGTGATTTCGGCAATCTCTCCGTACGACATCCCTTCCAGCTCTCGTAAGATTAAAGGGGTGCGATATTCTTCTTGTAGTTCATTCAATGCCTGGTGAACGATTTTTTTTCGCTCAGAAAGCTCTACGACATCGGGGGGATGAGTTTCGGGGTGTGAATCAACCAGCCATTGGCTGGCAGGATTGTCTTGTGTATCCAGTGTTGTGGACGTCCGTTTGGTTTTTCGTTTTTGTGTGATTGCCGCATTAAAGGAAATGCGGAACAACCAGGAATAAAAGGCGGCCGTCCCTCGAAAAGTCTTTAATTTAAAGAATGCCTGTGTAAAACCTTCCTGGGCGGCATCGCGCGCATCATCACTAGAGCCCAGAATCCGCACTAACGTTCGGTACAGGCGATCCTGATATTTCAGGACCAGTTGATCAAACGCTTCAGTACGACCTGCCAAACATTCTTGAATCAGGTATTGATCATTGTTGGTCACAGTATGTAATGGACGAACAGAGGCCGAACTTAGTTCCCGCTCTTCTCAGGAAAATCGGGGTTTAGAGAGAACCTACACAAACGGTTATTGAGTATCTTCTTATTTTCGAAGGTGTTACGTCAATATCATTTCAGCAGAACCAGACAGAAAAACCCGGTTTTATTGTGCTGAATCCACCGAAAGAGGGCAGTTGTCGATCAAGCGGGTAGCACCAGCATAGGCGGCGACCAACGCGACCATGGCTGGCTGTGGGGTGGAAATCTCTTCTAGTGTGTCTGCATCGACGATCGTGGCATAATCCAGTTTTAACAGCGGTGTTGAGCTGATCAGTTGCTGCATTTCTGCTTTGAGTTGATTCAGATCTGTCTCTCCGGCGTTCACTAGTTCCTCGGCCAGTATCAGAGCACGTGAAAGCGATAAGGCTGATTCACGTTCTGACTCAGAAAGATAAGCATTGCGGCTGCTTAAAGCTAAGCCATCCGTATCTCTGATGATCGGACAGGTTTTGATCTCCACAGGGATATTTAAATCGAGACACATGCGACGAACAATCGCCTGCTGTTGATAGTCCTTGGCGCCGAAGTACGCGACATCCGGCAAACAACTCAACAGGAGTTTGGTGACGACTGTGGTCACGCCTTCAAAGTGATCAGGGCGTGTTTTTCCTTCCAGAACTTGCGACAGCGTTTTGACGGTGACACAGGTTGAGAAATTCTCCGGGTACATGATCTCAGTGGTAGGCAGCCAGACAAGGTCAGCTCCTGCCTTGTGACATTGGGCCAGATCCTGTTCCACTACACGAGGATATTTTTCAAAGTCTTCGCTGGGACCAAATTGTGTCGGATTGACGAAGATTGAAACCACGACAAAATCGCAGTCACGCCGTGCTGCTTCAATCAGGCTGACATGACCTGCGTGCAGAGCTCCCATGGTAGGCACAAAACCAATCGATGCATTCTGCTTGCGTTGCGCATCAACCAGTTTTCTCAGTGCCGGAATCTCTGAGACTGTTTCCACAGGTGAAGAAAATGGCTCTGACATGACAAAACACTTTCAGATCAGGCTATCGTCCCGCACCTAAAATCGAAGCAAGATGAAGCCAGGTTTCCTCAGGCAGAGATGATTATTTTTCTTTTGGAGTCTGACGACGATTTCCACCTCCGCCCCGCTTATTTGATGGGCGGCGTGATGAGCGTTTCGGTCGTCTGCGACTCTGGTCATCTGCAGTAGAGGATGGGGATGAACTTTTCCCCTCATCACCGTCTTTGCTGGATTTACCGCCACCGACCAGTTTGGGGTTCAGCAGATAAGAGATCGCTTCTTCCCAGCTGGGAACGTTCGGATATTTATTTTCCGCCGTTTGCTTACCAGGATGAGAGGTTTCTTCGTCGTCCGATTCCTCTTCGGAATCTGATGATTCGGCTTCAACCGGACTTTTGCGTCTGCGAGATCGTCGTCGTGAACGCTTGGGTTTACGTTCTTCTTCCGCTTCCTGAACGTCAGAATCACTCTCGGCTTCAAGCTCTGGTTCTTCTTCTGATTGTTCCTCTTCAGAACTTTCAGCAGAATCTTCACTTTTACGAGAACGACCTCGTCTGCGGCGTCGGCGTCGGCGTGGTCGTTTGGTTTCTACAGCTTCTTCGGTTTCTTCCTCAGTTTCAATGCTTTCTTCAGCAACTGCCTCTGATTCGTCTTCGAGATCTTCATCTTCTTCATCTTCTTCGTCGGAATCAAAGGCTACTTCTTGAGAAATGAGACCAAAGCCGAACGAGTCGTCATCGTCGAGACGCTCGTCGGTGCGAGCGACCGGTTTACTTTTTGAAGGCTTCTGCTTTTGGGGCTTCTTAGATCGCGACTTTGCTCGTTTCTTCCGAACAGGTTCTGGTGTTTCAGCAACCTCTTCTTCAACCTCAGATTCATCGTCATCTTCATCAGATGCTTCGGGCTCATCCACTTTGGCCAGGGAGGAATCTTCTTCGTCCCAGTTCCAGCCATCCAAAGCGTCCCAATAGGTGTCTTCTTCTTCGACAGCACTGGTTTTTTCTTCGGTCGAAGCAGCGGGAACGAAATCCTCTTCGATTTCTTCTTCCTCGTCCTCATCATCAAAGACGTCGAGAATGTCTTCTGTTACATCCTCGTCTTCTTCAAGTTCCAGCTCAGCTTCAGCGGGACTTTCCTCTTCGTCGGCTGTGGTCTCGTCTTCGTCAAAAAGAGAGGCACCGAAAAAGTCATCGTCCTCATCATTGTCAGAATCTTGGGGTGATTCTGATTTCGCTGATACGGGAACCGGTTCCTGTTCAGCGGCTTCTGGTTCGTCGGGAGTTTCCTCTTCGATTTCTTCAGACAGACTATCATCGAAGTCCGTAGGCACCGGTTCGACTTGCTGGTCGAAATCGATGCCAAACAGATCACCTGCGAGGGACTCCCAGGAGTCACCTTCACCCGACGGATTGATGCCAAAAGGCTCTTTGCTTTTATTCATATGCGCAAAGTACACGTTCTTCGCAGATTTATCAAGATTTGCGCCTGTGCGGAATAAGGGATATCAGCAGAAATCAGCGACCTTCCGAGTACTCGATATGATGGATTACAGCCTGTAATTTACGGGCTTTTTCCAGCATGGAGTGGTATCGGGGGACCTTCGAGTAGCCCACTTGTCGGGCCAGCAGGTCGGCTTCTGAACTCAGAACGACTGTGCAGGGGATCGACTTTACCTTCAAAACGTCGGCGATTTTCCGGTCTTTGTCGAAATCCAGGTGAACAGGTTCGAATGCCTGATTCAGATAACGGGCCATTCTGGGGTCGGAAAGTGTGTCTTTTTCCAGTTTTCGGCAGTAAGTACACCAGCTGGCATCAAACACGATGAAAACCGGTTTATTGCTTTTGAGTGAAGCCTGATGAGCGGTTTCCAGATCGGCGTGCCATTTGATGAAATTGGCAGACGAACTGGCTGATTCGTCTTTTGTCCCTGCTTTGGAGAGTTCAATAGACAATCCGACTAATAAAACGACTGAAAAGCCGATAATCCCCCATTGGATTCTATTGGGAAGTCTTTTCATTTCTGTGACTCCTTCACAAGTACGAACTGCAATTCCTTTGCAGCTGGACCTATGTAATTAATGACGTGTTGACCCGGTTAAGAGTGAGCAACTTACAGAATCGTTATAAATCGTTCATTAAGCTTTATCGGGAGGATAGGAGGATGTACTGTGAACGATTCGACCGGAATCACCCGAATAACAGGAACATGGCCGGCAAAGTTTACCTAACCGGAACAGAGTCGGTTCTGGATCTGTAAAAAAAGCCAAAACTGCGGAAAAGACCTCTGATTTGAGGCTTTTCACAGCTTTGGCTTGATCACGGAGTAACTGAGTTAATGATCAGTTCTTCTTGGGGGAGGCTGATGGTGGAGTGGGTTTGGTTTCCGGTTTGGCAGCCTCTGTTTTACCGGCGCTCGGCTTCGCGGCGGGCTTATCCGGTTTACCATTCGCATCCGTTTTTGAGGGTGCGGGTTTTTTGACCGGAGCAGGTGCAGGATTGGTCGCGGGACCTGCTGGCTGAGCTGCCGGTTTTCCACCGGTCGGATTATTCGCAGGGCCTGTTTTCCCCGCCTCTTCTTTCGGCTTCTCAATGGGTTCAATCAGAGCTTTGCGCGACATGCGAAGCGTCTCGAAGCTGTTCGCTGAAATCACATAATACCAGTTTGCAAATCGTTCATTCAGCTGTTGAACCAGTTCGTTCCCTTTCACCACTTTCTCATCATATTCTTTCAATTGCTTCTCGTAGGTCTTCAATTCAGACTGATATTTTTTCATCGCGATTTCATACTCAGCTTCCGGGCTGGGTTTTTCTTCCGCTTTGGCTTTATCCTCTTTTTTATCTTTATCAGCTGGCTTGGACTCTTCTTTTTTCTCACTGTCGGTTTTCTCTTTCAGTCCAGCTGGTTTTTTCGGTTCGACCGGTTTTTGTGGGGGATCACCAATAAAGGACGGGTCGAATGTTACCGTGACAAACAGGTAACGGCTGGTTTTCAGAGCACCATCATCAGTTTTTTCATCCGCTTTTTTCTCTGGTTGCTTGGTGTCTGCTGAATCAGATGCCTTCGTCTTATCTTCTGATTTCGGTTTTTCGTCTTTCTTGCTCCCACTGTTCCCCACTTCAATATCCAGCGCGCTGCCGGTAAAAATTTCACCGAAGTACAGCGAATACACGACTCCCTGGTTTGTCGCTGCAATCACTTCCCCTTCGTTTGAAACCAGTTGTTGATTTCCCTGGGGGTCGCTGGCTAAGATAAATCCTTTGCTTTGCAAATCGACAAAGTCGAGTGGATCCAGACGCAGGTTACCGGATTTTTTCAACTCAGCAGCGATGCCCGTGGGTTTGGGGCGAATCCCCTGAATCTTTAAATCATCCAGTGTGTTGATCATCTGGTTGACATCGCTGGTATTCAGCTTCTCGGTTTCTGGGTTTAATCCTTCCAACTCCCAGGGGGCTGTCGAATTCTTCCGAGTGAGGGTAGATAGCTCTCGGTTCACAATCCGCCGCTTGCCTTCATCAATTGAGTATTTATTGACGATGATTTCAACCAGGCGGTCTCGATCGACTTTCAGCAAGTCGGGTTCAATCCAGTCCGAAAAGTTGGAGGAAAGGTCAACGTTGAGTTTTGTACGATAGACGGAATCTTCATCTACTTTGCGAACGAAGTACTCGTTTGGTTCATCTGGAACCTGTTTCCCCACAATAAAGTCAACCAGCGGTGCGCCCCCTTCTTTCGAGAGTGTCAGCCGCTGGCCGCGTCCTTTCAGGTTGGTATTCGATTCATCGAGCGGATCAATCACCCCAAAACGTTCGTGATCACTTTTACGTCGGCTTTCTAATGCTCCGCGAACCACGCCCACCAGTGAAGCGGCGGTTTCAGCCAGTTCATCTTCCGCATCAGCCGGGTAATCGTGGTGCGAAGGGATTTTCCATACTCCGTCCTTGAATTCCACATTGAAGACTTTCAGTGTGGCGGAGTCTTCATTGTAACTGACAACGCGTAGCGACTTCGCCTGCGTCGGGTCGGCAAAGTCGGGGTAGAATTCTTCTCCCACATTCTCGTAGCCTGTCAACTCCGTTGGCTGAGATGCGCGATCGGTCACGTAAGCGGCGATCAGGGCAGCCACCGCAATCCCTACAAAGGTCAGTGTTCTGGTCGTTTCATTCATGGCAAACGATTTTACTTAAAACAGTGGTTTAAATTGAATTCAAACAAGACGCAGTTTTATGTTTTCAAATCAGAGGCAATTCTGAGAATCGGCCTCCGACTATTTCTTCAGTCTCCGGTCAGGAGAGATATTCTGGTTTTCATTTTTCATACGGAAAAACAGGAAGCAGATTCCAAGTAGAATCGCCGGGAAGGGGGGCACGAGAATCGCATACCAGCGGATGCGATCTTCGATTTCTCGAATCTGACGCTCCGTCTGGGCTTTGATTTTTTCGACCTGCTGTTGTTTTTCTCGTTCAATTTTGGCTTCATCCACTTCCAGGCGTCGGCTTTCGTTTTCTTCAGCCATTCGCAGCATGATCTGTTTGGTGCGATTATCGAGCGATTTATCCTGCTCAATTTTATCTCGCTCGGATTTCAGCCGATCACGCGCTTCTGCCAGTTTGGCTTCCGCATCTTTCGTAGCTT
This genomic interval from Gimesia alba contains the following:
- a CDS encoding anti-sigma factor family protein yields the protein MSSQPPSNENLSAYFDHEVSPEERRELEALLEESPETRQELHEFGELSRLLQETATESAPPELAASIRRRIEQETLLTETTPATVKRAPSMLRYRIAVAISTCSSVAALVLFILLMNIPDPAQQFANVDGLAAKTPAEAEKETLVFSRHKTIPQDDYNVALNDSVSSGKQGKATVTTAPSVALRSAALPPATELDRNEGIVMPTPDTRKMKGDFSVTNSFAESKVAEKLSDFSMPVEPQPASGIPSHIPVDSIRIGDAFPYFSEINGKVAVIEVRVVDVKQALGTMEFLLARNNIPVNQQKQSDIERQLQSTRNLKTKTVGQKVQDAQGVDNSDHELFAVYVEATDTQLASALQEFQKDLKQDQLVGLTLQPAINESSLTEAVGELPQLLAYQQQSTNTTIKERESKRVSDLTLNKQNEARKPLARGAPVKKFAAADVKQKLLESEPKKQRSYQTRYRMQLPAETLNRKARVVQQGAPSRNAVSKLETSVNNQPLVASKPGLSPNTQWQYLGKTPVSNSPVKVLFVFKGTATPATPPAPN
- a CDS encoding sigma-70 family RNA polymerase sigma factor — translated: MAGRTEAFDQLVLKYQDRLYRTLVRILGSSDDARDAAQEGFTQAFFKLKTFRGTAAFYSWLFRISFNAAITQKRKTKRTSTTLDTQDNPASQWLVDSHPETHPPDVVELSERKKIVHQALNELQEEYRTPLILRELEGMSYGEIAEITEIPLGTVRSRIFRGRNELKQKLNMLFQDQPESHVPESDHESSISETK
- the panC gene encoding pantoate--beta-alanine ligase; its protein translation is MSEPFSSPVETVSEIPALRKLVDAQRKQNASIGFVPTMGALHAGHVSLIEAARRDCDFVVVSIFVNPTQFGPSEDFEKYPRVVEQDLAQCHKAGADLVWLPTTEIMYPENFSTCVTVKTLSQVLEGKTRPDHFEGVTTVVTKLLLSCLPDVAYFGAKDYQQQAIVRRMCLDLNIPVEIKTCPIIRDTDGLALSSRNAYLSESERESALSLSRALILAEELVNAGETDLNQLKAEMQQLISSTPLLKLDYATIVDADTLEEISTPQPAMVALVAAYAGATRLIDNCPLSVDSAQ
- a CDS encoding thioredoxin family protein produces the protein MKRLPNRIQWGIIGFSVVLLVGLSIELSKAGTKDESASSSANFIKWHADLETAHQASLKSNKPVFIVFDASWCTYCRKLEKDTLSDPRMARYLNQAFEPVHLDFDKDRKIADVLKVKSIPCTVVLSSEADLLARQVGYSKVPRYHSMLEKARKLQAVIHHIEYSEGR
- a CDS encoding DUF4340 domain-containing protein, which gives rise to MNETTRTLTFVGIAVAALIAAYVTDRASQPTELTGYENVGEEFYPDFADPTQAKSLRVVSYNEDSATLKVFNVEFKDGVWKIPSHHDYPADAEDELAETAASLVGVVRGALESRRKSDHERFGVIDPLDESNTNLKGRGQRLTLSKEGGAPLVDFIVGKQVPDEPNEYFVRKVDEDSVYRTKLNVDLSSNFSDWIEPDLLKVDRDRLVEIIVNKYSIDEGKRRIVNRELSTLTRKNSTAPWELEGLNPETEKLNTSDVNQMINTLDDLKIQGIRPKPTGIAAELKKSGNLRLDPLDFVDLQSKGFILASDPQGNQQLVSNEGEVIAATNQGVVYSLYFGEIFTGSALDIEVGNSGSKKDEKPKSEDKTKASDSADTKQPEKKADEKTDDGALKTSRYLFVTVTFDPSFIGDPPQKPVEPKKPAGLKEKTDSEKKEESKPADKDKKEDKAKAEEKPSPEAEYEIAMKKYQSELKTYEKQLKEYDEKVVKGNELVQQLNERFANWYYVISANSFETLRMSRKALIEPIEKPKEEAGKTGPANNPTGGKPAAQPAGPATNPAPAPVKKPAPSKTDANGKPDKPAAKPSAGKTEAAKPETKPTPPSASPKKN